TCTAGATACTTGTATCTCATATCCACCTGGAGCCCTCTTATCTTCCTTGACGGTTCCAGTCAGTTCTAAGGTTGACTCTAAAGTAATTTTTTTAGCACTCTCAAATGTCTCTTCATCAACTTTATCTTTCTTAATTGTGCATTGGATTACATCAGTTCCATCTCTAACTGTAAAGAAGTGTATTCCACCACTTGAGCGCTTATTATGAAGCCAACCTCTAACAGTCACTTCCTTATCAACATACTTCCCTAGGAGTATATCTGTGACGTAAGCTATCTGTGCCATATCAATCATTCCTAGAATAGATAGATTTTGGGCATATTCAAAAATTTATTCCTACATGAAAACCTTAGCCTAAGGGTATTGCTCCCTTCAATTCTCGAACTCTCTGCAATATTTTTTGCAGGATCTCCTCATCTGTTAAGATGCCCGGAGGCGGCTCAATAACTTTTTTGAGTGGCAGTGGAACATGGTCCATTCGATACGTTGTCCCCTCAGCCTCGATTCCAACGAAGGCTGATGGAATCACAACATCAGCCATTAAGGCTGTTGGCGTTAAGCAGGGATCAATAACTATAAGTGGATTTTTAATGAGGCTTTCAACAGCTTTTCTAGGGAAGCTTGAGACCGGATCTGATGCTATAACTAGTGCTGCATCTGCATCACCCCTAGAAAGAATATCAATAGCGGATGTTTCTCCGGGATTGTACATTGGATAACCATGTGAAAAGTCAATAGCGTATGGATAACCAGTTTGCCACGTGAAAACAACATTTGCTCCGGTTACATTAAAGTGCCCCCTCATTGGCATTATTAGAAACTTTGTGTACTTATTTAAATCTCTAGTGAGCTTTATTGCAGCCTCCACATTCCTAGATTTTCCAATACTCATGGTTAAGCCTAAGCCAAAAAATATTATGCCAAATCTCGCATTGACCATCAGGTCAGCTAGTTCTTCAAGCCTTTCAATAGGAACACCAGCAACTTCATCAACATCGAGTTCCTCATCACGAACTAAGGCTCGTAGAGCCTGAAGAACAGCATAATCTCCACTTGGCTTAATTCTGATAAAAATGTCAGCCAGATCAGCAGATCTAGTCTTCTGAACATCAATAACAACCATCTTTCTCTCTTCTGGATGAGACAAAACATGCGTCTCTTCATCTTCAGTAATCGATAACGTCTTAGCTCCGCCTTTAAAAACTAGACTGGCAACCCTATAGCGCTTCTTCCTAGCAGACTCAAGAATTAAGTGTGATAAATAGCGCTTCCATATAGCTTTCTGAAACCTTCCCTCAGCTAATGCTGTGTATCGCTCTATATGTCGTGGATGAGCGCTCCAAGGATTACTTCCCCAATATATGATTAAATCAGCCCTATGTCTTATTTGTCCAAGAGTGCATCCAGGTATTCCAACTTCTTGAATAGCTAAAATTGAGGGACCGTGACAAACGGTTGTAGTGTTATCTATAACCCCGCCAACTTCTTCGGCTAGCTCTAAACCAATCCTTATAGCTTCACAACTAGTATTACTCCAGCCGTAAAGGAGCGGATAATGAGCATTAACAAGAATTTCAGCACACCGCTCTATAGCCTCATCTAATGAGACTTCAACCAAATTGCCATTCTTTCTGATAAGCGGCTTAACGTTCCTATGCTTACTATAGCCTAGAAATTTTGAAGCGCCAAGGGCACATGCGTTTCTCACGTCAATTATCTGCTGATTTTCAACGATAACCTTTATATCATCACAGCAGCATCCGCAAAATGGACAAATAATTCCTGAAAATATCGGCATTTCTAAACCACCCCTAACTCACTTATTTCCGTAAGTCTTAATTAAAAGATCTTTTAAGTTTGAGATTGGCTCATTTGTTGGCTCAATTTTAACCTTAAACCCCTTAAGTAATGGCATACCAGTTCCTTCAGTCTCTGAGGGTAAGATCGTATTTACCCAAGGTCCGAATGGAATAAACACGATGCCTGAGTCTCTAATTCTCCTAGACCTCTTAGCTTTAACAATAACTGAACCAATCTCGGTAGTAATTCTGACATTGTCCCCGTCCTTTATATTTAGTTTTTTCATGTCATCTTGATTCATTTCACAGACGGCAACGCTCATCTTATACTCTTCAGAGAGTTTAGCATACTCTTTAGTGCAACCCTGTTTAATTGTCCTACCAGTAATTAACGTGAACTCCATACTGCTCTCTCTTCTCCTAGATATGTTTTTGCCATAGTGCGGTGCGTGAGCACTTTAATCCTTAAAAGCGTTATATCCTTAAATAAACCTTTCATAAAAATAATATCCTAAATCCTCCTTTAGAGGTGTCATTGAATTTGGTCCTCCTCAATTATCATGGTGTTGATATTGAGGATACATTTGCAGAGATGTTTGAAATGTGGGTTAGCAGAATCCTAGTAACCGCTGAGAATGAGAAGTGGGCTCTAATTGCTGCTGAAGTTGCAACTGGCTTCGCATCTTCAATAATTGGTTCACCAGCGGAAGCCGGAATAGAAAGATTGGTTTCAGGAAGCGAGACGCCTGATGGGCGTGTTGGAGTCTTAATACAGATTTATCATCGAACAAGGAGTGAACTTAAGAGGCAGATGATAGCTCGAATAGGCCAATGTATAATGACGTGTCCAACAACAGCTGCATTTAATGCTTTGGAGGGAACCGCTAGGAAGCTTAAGGTTGGTAGGAGCTTAAGATTCTTTGGCGATGGGTTCCAGAAGTTTGATGAGATGTACGGGCGGAAAGTTTGGCGCATACCAGTTATGGAAGGCGAATTTATAGTTGAAAATAGCTTTGGTGTTAAAAAAGGCATTGCTGGCGGGAACTTCTTTATAATGGCTAAAGATCTGAAATCTGGGCTAGCAGCTTCGGAAGCTGCTGTTGAAGCAATGCGTAGAAATGTTAGGGATGTAATATTGCCATTCCCGGGCGGAGTATGTCGCTCAGGCTCCAAAGTTGGCTCACTAAAATATAAGCTCTCAGCATCAACAAACCACCTATACTGCCCAAGATTAAGAGGAATTATTCCAGACAGCCAGGTTCCAGAAGATGTGAATACAATTTATGAGATTGTAATAAATGGTCTAAGCTTAGAGAGCGTTAAGATGGCTATGGCTGAGGGTATAAAAGCCGCTGTTAAAATTCCCGGCGTAATTAGAATATCTGCTGGAAACTACGGTGGTAAAATCGGTCCAATAAAAATATATCTAAGAGATATCTTACATGGTTGCGAGGTCGTAAAATGGAAAAAATAAGCTTTGCAGCTAGAAATTTTGTGTCGGTGGATCCAAGCAAATGCATAGGTTGCAGCGTATGCGAGTTTATATGCGCTCTTGAGAAAGAAGGCGAGCCGAATCCAATAAAGTCTAGGATAAGAGTAATACACTTAAATCCAATATTCAATCTTGTTGTTGTATGCCGGTTTTGTGAGAAAGCACCATGTGTAAGGGCTTGTCCACGTGATGCAATTAAGCAATCTGAGAAGGGTGGAATATTAATTATAGACGAAACGAAGTGTGATGGCTGTGTCCTATGTATACAAGCGTGCCCCTTCGGTGGGATAATGTTAGATCCAGATAAGGGCGTTGTTATCGCATGTGATCTATGTAATGGAGCGCCAAAATGTATTGAATTTTGTCCAGAAGAAGCTTTAAAGCTCGTGTCAGATGACAAATATTTCAACGAAGCTCTCTCTTCAACGATAAAGAAATTGCCAAAAGAAATTGAGAAAATATCTAGTATAACTAAAATTGGAAAATGGGGGGACATATTCACAGAGGCTGAAGAAAGAACCCGTAGGTTTGAAGAGAAGCTCAGAGCCTTAAAAGTCAAAAGAAAACTTAGGCAAAATAGCGTATAAACTTTATTCTCTAAAAGATGCTGAAAAACCTCTTTTCGCTCCACCTTCTTGATATCTTGGCAGAGCTCTCTGAGATCTGAAACTCAAAACCACAGCTTGGGCACTTAACATATTCGCAACTTAAGGACGAAAGCATTCTACTGCAACTTTGACATGAAACTGTTCTGGCATATAAAATGTTAAATTCGAAACTACATTTGGGACATACTATTGCCTGATGTCTACGAGACAATTATTTTCCCTCCGCTTGCTAAAGATTATTAGGTGAATCATAAATAAAAAATTATCATTTTTATTGCATAAGAATTTGAGCGCAATCTTTAACTACATATTTATCCTAGAAATTATTTTGGATGAAAGTTCATGGAGAAATTTTTACCGATACTTAATGTCATACAAATTAGATTAAGAGAGATATTAAATAGGAATAGGGATGGAATCTCTTCTTGGGATTCAAAGAAACTTAAGGATGTAGGTGACGATTTAATCAGACTCTCAGCCGATGTACATTCACAGCTAGCTTTAGTTGAGCATAGAATACTTTATCAATCTATAAGGGAGGCAGGGTTGGGAATAAGAAGAAGGGCTATGTTGATTAAAAATAGAGAAATCAGTGATGAAGATAAAGAGTATTTTGAAAGCGTTTATGAAGCTCTCTTAAATCTATGTCAAAAAATCGAAAGTGGAGAATATTACAGTGCTTTACTCGAAATGGCTAAGAAAAAAGAGAGAAAAGAAAACGATTATCCGTCTTAAAAATTTTGAAATAAATGTTTTCCATCATTATTCCCTAATGTTCAGAAATCTCTCTTTGACCCTCTTAAAGTCGAGCAAAGCGAGCGATGCGGCTTCAAGAAATGTTTGAACAGGAACTATTTTCACACCTTTCTCCAAAAGTATCTTCTCGGTCTCAAAATTCTTTAAACGCTCATAATTGTATTTTGGCATAATAAGTATGCGAGCATACTGGTCGGATAATGCAGCCTCAATTTTACCCATTCCACGGTAGTCAAGTCCACCGACAGGCCAAACTTCGCCTAATGCTGTTATCGCTCCAGTCATGACAACAGTTGGATCAACTTCAACTCCGGTGAAAGCCGATAACATAGCTATGGCTATTGCAAGTCCGGCTGATGGTCCTGAAACCGGAGATCTCATTATTCCTGGGCTAATTATCTGTTTTTCCATACCCTTCGCAGGGGTCACTATCTCGACGTATACATCATAATCTTTGAATTTCCAATCCGATATCGAGTTTATGTATATAAATGCATCATATGCACTTGCAAGTATACTTTCACCAGCTTCGCTCCCGATCACATTGACTTTCCCTGAACCCTTTGGGTTAACGATAACTTCGATCACCCCTACAAACCCGCCCATCTCACCCCGCTCCCCAATAGCTATAAGTCCATAGCTCTTGCCAACCTCAGGCTTTTGAATTCTTACGGTTTCCAGCATCATCTTCTGTGCCTCCTCAATAGCTTCATCATGCGTTCTTTCAATAGCCTTTTCAAAATGATATAACCTAAGCGGATAATTTTCCGGCTCAATTTTCTCAATCTTTTTCAGTAGATCTGGGTCTTCATAGCTAAGTTTGAGCACCGTAAATAATCTCTCTAAGTCATTTCCGTATAATTTCTTTACTTCCTCAACTTTTTCAGGCCTGTATTTCATTGCATGCATAAGCCTGTAGCACGCCTCAATCTCTTTTGTTCTAAGACGGTTAGCGTCATCAATTGCATCAGCAATCTTTCTTGGACTTAGAATCTTTTTCTCAAAGATCCTAAGAATGTCATTGGAAGTTAATCCTTTCTCTAGGTGATGCTTATACCTCCTAAGATGAATCTCTATAATCTCGAGCTTCTCTTCCTTATTCTTTGGATAGGTGAACTCGAAGTGTCTTGTGAATCGCTCAAGTAATGCTGGGTCTAGAATTTCGAAGCGATTTGTCGCCCCGATAACAACAACATTTGTGAGCGGGGTGAAACCGTCCATTTCAGTAAGTAACTGGGAGACAACTCTATCGATAACTGGATCATGAGTCCCTCTTCTTGGGGCGATAGCGTCAATTTCATCAAAAAATATTATTGCGGGTGCATTCTTACGTGCATCCTCAAAGATATCACGTATAGTTTTCTCCGGATCACCATAATGCCCTTGGAGTATAGATGGACCATTAATATTATAGAACCAAACATTATTTTCTCCAGCTATTGCCTTAGCTAATAGGGTCTTACCAGTGCCAGGCGGACCATAGAATATAAAGCCTTTTGGAGGTAAGTAGCCGGATCTAATGGCTAAGTTTGCATCTAAGGCTAATGATATTTCT
The DNA window shown above is from Candidatus Bathyarchaeia archaeon and carries:
- a CDS encoding molybdopterin dinucleotide binding domain-containing protein; the protein is MEFTLITGRTIKQGCTKEYAKLSEEYKMSVAVCEMNQDDMKKLNIKDGDNVRITTEIGSVIVKAKRSRRIRDSGIVFIPFGPWVNTILPSETEGTGMPLLKGFKVKIEPTNEPISNLKDLLIKTYGNK
- a CDS encoding AAA family ATPase; this translates as MYEEKEEEFSSQWWYNRPRLRRLFSPLLYLTSWQYRLWRFLQKPPEKRKAEAEKWARAIRKRMDFPKVTRADVIGRDEEFERVFLSAYYHIFRDPEVRKNSPVPPPKVFILKGSSGSGKTFFAEACQREIFEAGLKYGLVVYYASLKPEEVYTMWYGRSAQQLSAFFEAAFQKPSVILIDEFQAFGSRFASSTEVGMEEKRVQTVFLEKIDDLQKKNYRCILLISTNEYETITETLRRRGIVGTIDLDAGINRDMLIEISRRECQKYGLELNPNDIIDTLEDALRSVGGTKLTPADVHNAFNIVMSEKYKPIQRKLINRVLLRTKSDSETENIKKEVNLSDFRIAARKLKSYTSAEKTEAAKRAIIRIAPKERYTDVGGLHGIKDEIIKEISLALDANLAIRSGYLPPKGFIFYGPPGTGKTLLAKAIAGENNVWFYNINGPSILQGHYGDPEKTIRDIFEDARKNAPAIIFFDEIDAIAPRRGTHDPVIDRVVSQLLTEMDGFTPLTNVVVIGATNRFEILDPALLERFTRHFEFTYPKNKEEKLEIIEIHLRRYKHHLEKGLTSNDILRIFEKKILSPRKIADAIDDANRLRTKEIEACYRLMHAMKYRPEKVEEVKKLYGNDLERLFTVLKLSYEDPDLLKKIEKIEPENYPLRLYHFEKAIERTHDEAIEEAQKMMLETVRIQKPEVGKSYGLIAIGERGEMGGFVGVIEVIVNPKGSGKVNVIGSEAGESILASAYDAFIYINSISDWKFKDYDVYVEIVTPAKGMEKQIISPGIMRSPVSGPSAGLAIAIAMLSAFTGVEVDPTVVMTGAITALGEVWPVGGLDYRGMGKIEAALSDQYARILIMPKYNYERLKNFETEKILLEKGVKIVPVQTFLEAASLALLDFKRVKERFLNIRE
- a CDS encoding formylmethanofuran dehydrogenase subunit B yields the protein MPIFSGIICPFCGCCCDDIKVIVENQQIIDVRNACALGASKFLGYSKHRNVKPLIRKNGNLVEVSLDEAIERCAEILVNAHYPLLYGWSNTSCEAIRIGLELAEEVGGVIDNTTTVCHGPSILAIQEVGIPGCTLGQIRHRADLIIYWGSNPWSAHPRHIERYTALAEGRFQKAIWKRYLSHLILESARKKRYRVASLVFKGGAKTLSITEDEETHVLSHPEERKMVVIDVQKTRSADLADIFIRIKPSGDYAVLQALRALVRDEELDVDEVAGVPIERLEELADLMVNARFGIIFFGLGLTMSIGKSRNVEAAIKLTRDLNKYTKFLIMPMRGHFNVTGANVVFTWQTGYPYAIDFSHGYPMYNPGETSAIDILSRGDADAALVIASDPVSSFPRKAVESLIKNPLIVIDPCLTPTALMADVVIPSAFVGIEAEGTTYRMDHVPLPLKKVIEPPPGILTDEEILQKILQRVRELKGAIPLG
- the fhcD gene encoding formylmethanofuran--tetrahydromethanopterin N-formyltransferase; protein product: MVLLNYHGVDIEDTFAEMFEMWVSRILVTAENEKWALIAAEVATGFASSIIGSPAEAGIERLVSGSETPDGRVGVLIQIYHRTRSELKRQMIARIGQCIMTCPTTAAFNALEGTARKLKVGRSLRFFGDGFQKFDEMYGRKVWRIPVMEGEFIVENSFGVKKGIAGGNFFIMAKDLKSGLAASEAAVEAMRRNVRDVILPFPGGVCRSGSKVGSLKYKLSASTNHLYCPRLRGIIPDSQVPEDVNTIYEIVINGLSLESVKMAMAEGIKAAVKIPGVIRISAGNYGGKIGPIKIYLRDILHGCEVVKWKK
- a CDS encoding 4Fe-4S dicluster domain-containing protein, with protein sequence MEKISFAARNFVSVDPSKCIGCSVCEFICALEKEGEPNPIKSRIRVIHLNPIFNLVVVCRFCEKAPCVRACPRDAIKQSEKGGILIIDETKCDGCVLCIQACPFGGIMLDPDKGVVIACDLCNGAPKCIEFCPEEALKLVSDDKYFNEALSSTIKKLPKEIEKISSITKIGKWGDIFTEAEERTRRFEEKLRALKVKRKLRQNSV